Part of the Zingiber officinale cultivar Zhangliang chromosome 6A, Zo_v1.1, whole genome shotgun sequence genome, GAGATCTATAGTGCTACATTAAATCAAACTAATGTAGGAGATAATAATAACAAGTTTTATGTCATTCAAGCTCTAGGTGAGTAATTCCTATGTTTTTTTCCTTGAGTGTGATGTAACAAGCAACTTTATAGCAATTAATTAAGTCCAATTTCATGCTTGAAACAATATAACTGCTTTAATCATTTTTGCTTCTGGGCATAAGAAATATTAAAGAAACTAAGGAAAATGAAGGTTAGCTAATCAATTTTAGTTAACATGTTTTTCACTGTCCAAATACAAAATATTTATGCTAGTACTCAACAGATAATTGTTATGTGACCTGCTAAGAAATTGGCAGAAAGGTTGAAGGGAATAATGTGCAATTTTTCTTGGGCTGTATGTGTATCAATGTCTTTAGTTTTGAGTTCCAATTATGTGATATTCTTTCTCTCTTCATTAGCTATTTTGGCTaactatatgtatatatatttctTATGCTATCACAATGTGCATTCTTATATATCAACGCGATATTATATATTTCAGCATTTTTTTTGGgattttaatatcattttttatgaGTAAACTGATTTGGTACTGTTGCAGAATCTGATGATGGCAGATCATTCATGGTTTACAATAGATGGGGCAGAGTCGGAGTAAGAGGTCAAGATAAGTTATTAGGACCTTACACTTCTCAAGAAGACGCATTTCATGAATTTGACAACAAATTTTATGCCAAGACAAAGAATTGGTGGCATCAACGAAAACAATTCAAACTTCATCCGAAATCTTATACTTGGTTGGAAATGGACTATGCAGATTCAGAAAATGAAACAGTTGTATCATGTCTTCCTGTGGTTGTCTTGAATATTCTTTCTCAGATAGTGCAGTAGATTATGTGTCTGAACACTATTATTTGGTCTAAAATTACAGGTACATAATAGGAATATTGATGGATCTACTAGTAATCAAATTCAACCCACTAAGCTTGATTCTCGCATTGCAAAGTTTGTCTCCCTTATTTGCAATGTCAGCATGATGAAGCAGCAAATGTTGGAAATAGGTAATAAGTTGACATATTAAAATAATGACAATGTTGATAATCTGTTCAGAAGATTGGGAGAAGGTTCTAACTTCTAACTTATGCTAATGATATAATTTtcagttggattttttttttttttgtttggcaTAAATTCAGCATGCCCATAAAAGCAAACTGCCTTTAATTCACAAGCAAACATACACTAACATAAGATTTTGATGCAAATGATTGTTCTTCCCTCGAAGCTGTGAAATGTGTGCCATCTGTGCAGGCTACAAATTCTTTAGATGGGTGATAGAATGACTTTTATGTAATGGAATTTTACATAACCAAATTTGTATGGATTATGGGCACAATTTAATGATAGTTTTCCAACTTGTCATTGTATAATTGGCAATGGGTATTCATCATGTATTGATCATTGTGGCTTCTACTCTAGATTTACTTGTGTCTTCaatttaaatatgattttcatagAGCTGGTTACTTGTTGTCTTCTCATCATCAGGTTAAACAGTCTATCCTTCTTTATCCAGGTTATAATGCTGAAAAACTACCACTTGGCAAGCTGAGTAAGTCTACCATTTTAAAGGTAAAATTCCCAAATCTCTAGATATTAAAGCAGCTGGTAAAATTTGAGTGAAAATGAATTGCTACAATATTTTGGCAAATTATGTCTATGTTGTACATTTTTTGCTATCTTAATTTGGTTGATTCATCTTTTACATAGGGTTATGATGTTTTGCGAAGGATCTCAGAGGCACTTGCACAATTTAACAAGGAAAAATGTGAAGAATTAAGTGGGTAGGCAGTCGATCGTAAGACATTCTTGTCTTGCACTGTCTTCATGCAAGTTTTTTGTTTACTTGATGTGGTCGTTTAACTGTTCTCAAACATCAGTGCTAGATTTTTGCATATACAGAGTACACGTTTGTCTGGATAAGCATGGCAGTTTACCATGGCAACGATTGTCAATAAGATGAGGAGACTTATTACAGTAGCATCTAATCACTTTGTTAAATGTTATTAAATTCTTGCCAAAAAAAATTCAATCATTTTCCTTTATTGTAGCTAAACATTCTATTTTAATCAATGCATCTGTAGGGGTCTGCATGGTTAGTCATATGATCCTTCTGAACATTGATAGGTAGACACTCATTCATACATCAATCATCAAGTTATGTCACCGTTCTTTTCCTTGACCCTTCGTATAATCTTGTTGAGCTATTTGGTTATCAATTTCTTTAAATCTTTCATCATTTAAGCTTAGTAAGTCCTACTTCAAATCCTGTAACTGCACATCAATGTTTTGATTAAAGTGTTTGTATATCATGTAGAACACATTCATTATAATTATGAATTGAACATAATGCTAACATGTTTCACCCAACTCTTGAACAAACTATAACCAATTAGAAATCCTGCTTTTATAAGTTTGGCTGATTGTTTGCTCTTGTAAAATTGGAATCAACTAGACGAATATCTACAATGATGAAATTGAATGAATAGACATGTTAGCAAGCTTCGCTGTAGGaagaaacaaatctgaaaaaattAGCCAATGAGCTAATAAACTTCATGTCATGACCAtacttcttctattatttccacAGAAAAACTTCTCAGATTTCAGTGTTAGTACTTGAACCTGCAAACTCTAAGGCTATCTATGAGTCACTTTCCTTCTCACTATGATGACTATTTTGTCAATTTCTgcatttcattgttctttttagttagtgGTAAATATTTGTTCTCTTATTTCTAAGATTTATTTTTGCAGGGAGTTCTATACTGTGATTCCTCATGACTTTGGTTTTAAAAAGATGCGTAAGgcccttatttttttatttttttttacactgGCTATCTACAATGCCCCTATTTCATATCTATAATGACATTGACAGGTGAGTTTGTCATTGACACTCCTGGCAAATTAAAGGCAAAGCTGGAAATGGTAAACACTTCTCTCTTTCCCTTTCTAATATCAAGATGCAAGTATCTCTACTTTCATCGGCTTGTATTCGAGTTAATCCCCTGCTCCATAAAATTTGAATTGGTGCAATGGAAATTAGCTATATTTGACAAAACACACATTTGCATGTACATAGCTACTATTCACCAATTTGCCAACATAGTTCACATGATGATGCTTTGTTGGTTTCCAAGTATTGTAAGCTACTTATCTGCACAAAACTATGTAAAAATTGGTACTATTGTGTCTACTAGTTAGATTCACTAGATTATATTTGCTCATGACATGAATCAGAGAAGAATTCGGTTTTGGGATTTTTTCATGGCTTGCCTGATGTATTTTATGTTAACATACATTTATCTCTCCTAATAGCTTGTTTCGTTCGACTATTCAGTTCGGGAGTATTTATGGCCTGCTTCACACATATTAATGTTAATGTATATACTTACAGTTCTTACTTTTTAGGCTTAATGCAGTTTCTTATATTTGTAATATATTACTGACTATTGGTTAGAAAACATTGACTTCCATATTAAATTTTTGCTGACATTTGCATAGGATTCTTTATAGTTTCTAGAAATCTACATAAACCAGCATCCATTTACACCCCTTACTCCTATTTCCTAGAGTTTTATGATTTACTGTATACTGTTTTCAGATCTTCTTTTATCTAATAGTGTTTTTTTGGGGTTTTCTTGAAGGTTGAGAGCTTAGCTGAAATTGAGATTGCTACTAAAATTTTGCAGAATGATGTTGAGGCAGAGGTACTTTTAGATCTAAAATAGTTCACAAGACTTTTATTAGTGCATTAAGATACTGATGGAGAGTTGTAATGTATTAATAACTAATCACAAGACTCTTAATTCTCAAGTTTGCTATAACTAAACAAATTAAATCATAGAACTTCCAGAGTTCCAATACAAACTTCATTTTCTTCTAACTCTTTTATGATGTTAAAATTTCCAAATCCATACTgcattttaagttatcatttggatttttcttggtatAGTTATATTTTCCCAGCATAATATCTTTGAGAAACTGCGATTAATGGAACCGGATGCTTTCAGATATTGTAGATTTTATCGAGATtcgttttcctttttttttttttgaattgcaCAAGTTAGATGTCTCACAAGTTATAGTTGTACTTCCTTCTCCTATAATGATGAAACCTTTATATTAGTTAAAAATTGTGAAAGAATTTATACCACATGATCCAAATGTATTCACCCCATCTCATATTTGTTTTGGAGCATATATTACAATTAAAGATAATTTTGTTCTGGGAAGTAGATAAACTATGCTTTATTTTAAGAGAAATATTGATTGATAATACTTATCTTTTAAATATTACGCATGAGAATAAAGATTGTAACAATAGCAATATCAGGTAAAAGATATATGCCATAATGTTGTGTTTAACCAATTGAGTGCAAGCTTTATTGTATAGAATATTCCACTGGAGGTTCTTTTCATGTTGAAAGATAACTCACTAAACCCAAAGCACAAGCAACTGGAATTGAAACAGTTCATGCATATGTatttcatttggttttggtaacAAAACTAAGTGCAGTGCAGGCTTGCTTTTCCGACATATATGACTGCGATTTCTTTTTAACTTTGAAGGATGACCCTCTAAATTCTCGGTACAAGCAATTGCAATGTGAACTATCACCTATTGAAGTTGATACCAAGGAATTCGCTATGGTAATCTCTGTTTTCCTTTTACATGTTAAAACTCATCAATGCTAAATGATTCTACAAAAGCTTATTCCTTTTTGAGTTTGCATTTGTAGAACAGATATTCTACAATCATTCAATATGTAGTGtcataaattaagttttgaaattagcaATGCACTGACTTAGGATATCATCAAATATTGAGGAGCCAAAATCTGTGACTAAAGGCTTCCATTGTCAGGTTAATTAATATCTTTGTTGTATCTATTGACACATACATCTAACTAAACCTTTACAATTTGTATGCATTATACAGTGCAATCTTTTGTGTTTATACCAATATACAGATTTTTCTTTCTATAATAACTGCAGAATGATTATTTTACAAGATACAAATATGAAATAGgatattgatttttaatttatacaATAAAGCTTGGTTGTAATCTTGATATTCTTCTTGTCAGATTTGTTATGGTAAGCTATCTCCCCATTTGTCAATTGTAACCTTGGATGCTTTTTTACCAGATAAAGAAGTACTTGTTGAATACACATGCCAAAACACATTCAGGCTATACCGTTGATATTGTGCAGATATTTAAGGTTTCCAGGAAAGATGAACTTGAAGGATTCAAAAAGGTTAAAATGAATCCTTTTGTCTcacatttttttatgttttatgaTTTTATCTATTGTTTTACTGTGTTTGCCTATTCAGAGTTAAAATTATTACACACTTATGCCAGGAATTCTTAGTGATTCCTTCTCATTAAAATGATTATTACTCTGTTACAGTTTTCTAACACCAAGAATAGGATGCTTCTGTGGCATGGTTCTCGACTCACAAACTGGACCGGGATCCTTTCTCAAGGTGCCCCTTTGTCAATTGAATGCTGTTTGTCATTGACATTTCATGCTTACTTTAAATTAGTTCCATggaagtttattttaattattttctaatttaggaCGGTTCTATTCATTGTTGAATTTCTTAAGATTGGATTATTTTATTAAACTGAACAGATGTTAATAGTTTCTTGATGAATTTATTCATGATCCTTGAACATCAGGGTTGAGGATTGCACCTCCAGAAGCACCCGTTACTGGTTACATGTTTGGAAAGGGAGTTTATTTTGCcgatatgttttcaaagagtgcAAATTATTGTTATTCATCAACACAGTCCAGAGAAGGAGTGTCGCTCCTTTGCGAGGTAAATGCCATACGGTAACTAACAACatttaattttcaatatttaGCTTTTGTTGATTGAGACTACCTTTTCCCATAGGTTGCACTTGGTGATATGGCTGAGCTACTGTCTGCTAATTATAATGCTGATCAATTACCTGAGGGGAAATTAAGGTTGGCATCAACCTTTGCTAGATTCTGTCAttggaattatatatatatatatatatatatatatatatatatatatatatgtatatatatatatatttgcattTGATTATTGGAACATGAGACACATCAAGGGAGGTATCTCTTACATCACACTTGATCTCTGGCTATTTTCTTCAGGTGGATATATTTTTGTCCTTGTTCACTCAACTATGCTACATTTCACATACTTTTTTTATAAAGCCAAATGTGGTTCAATATTTATGATCTCCCATTGACGTGATGTAAATAAAATGCAATCATTTTGTTGATCTGAAAATATCATCCTTTAACTTGGATGTTCAGGACAATGAACTGCACTTGATAAAGATATCTCACAGCATGCTTCCACATTTAATCATACTTGGCCCATTGACTTGCTAACTTGAGGAAAGAAAATTAAGGATTAATGTAATAATGCCTTGAAGCTTTACTCACTTGTACAATTACACCATGGTCTATGCTCAATTGGAAAGTTTTCACATCATGACTTGTAATAATGACTGGTAAGTTTTCATGTAATGCATATCATGAGATACTCAATTGGAAACCATGGTCTATGCTCCTTTGTCACCTATCAGATAGACCACAAACTCTTATGGAGTAGCCCTTCGATGGATTTCCTATCAAGGACCCTTTTCCAGTTGTCTGATCTCTCAGATAATAATGCACAATTATCAGTGGCTAGGATTTCATCCAGACCAATGAAATAGCTAGAAGAGGGTCCTCTATAATATTCACATTTTATTTGGTGCCTTTTTCGAGGCCTCGTTTAGATGATCCCGAGTGATTCTAGAAATTATCGTGGATTTGTGGCACATGTAGCATCTGTCCATATAGTATAATAATAAGACTTCTAAACCATGTATATTTTTGTGGAATTTGTTCCTGTTGAAGTAATATGCAGTATATGATTTTACAGTACAAAAGGGGTTGGATTCACAGCTCCTAAGATGTCGGATTCCCAAATCCTAGAAGATGGTGTGATTGTTCCTCTTGGAACACCAGAAAAACAGAATGTTTTCCAGGTAATATTTAATGTTCTAAAGTATTTTATTTAACTCTCTAAGATCACAATTTTGCATGAAGTAACAACTACAAAACATCTCATGAATCATGCAGAGTAGTTTGTTGTACAATGAATACATTGTGTACAACGTAGAGCAGATTCGGATGCGGTATGTCATTCAAGTGCAGTTCAATTTCAAACATTAACCAACTGCTTCAGTCATTCACCTTCGGACATTTTATTGTGATATCCAAAACCTAGAGAATGTTGATGCATTTTGTACATCATTATGGTGGCTGAAGGTTAAATCACTGTAAAAAATCTTGTGGTATGTCGAACGTGATTCTTCTTTCATCTGAATGGGCAAATATAACTTTGGTGACAATCAATCTTATATCGTGCAATCCTTTATAGTTGTTTAGGAATACTTCATTTATGTGCAACCCTGGTTTATTTCACTGGGGCTTCTGTTCTGCACTAAGGTGTGTTTTGTTTTTTGAGGTTGAGTTCAGCTGAGGTGGATGTTTCTTAGGAGAATTTTAGCTCTCAAGAAGTAGACTTGCGCTCCTATATCACTGTAAAAAGTCCTGGGTTTAAATTGAATTCTTCTATACTTCACAGTTAGAATTATAAGGAAACAAAATCCAGAATTGTAGAACTACGCGTTTTCATCGGTATTTTATTGTTTGCTGGAGAGAAGCATCGTTGATTGTGGaggatttgaaggttttaattaTTACTTTTGAttagtatttttgatattttttatttagattttgagtctgtttaaaaattttaggattataaattaataattttctttttttttttataaaataaaaattgtgACCTTCTAtatgttaggattttttttcctcttaattTATGTTTTAATGTTTAAAGTTTATATAAACATGTGTTGAGAAATTATCCTtgattattaaataatattattttataaaataatttaacggTAATTTACTAAAGGGCACATGTAGAGAtctgaatttaccaaaagacgtactctattttgatatttatcaaCGGCAATTTGCCAAAAGGCGTACTACagttaatgtatttaccaaaaagCGCATTACggttttgtatttaccaaaagacgcAGGTAAGTGATGTATATTACCGAATATAACCCTACCGCCAACCAACACCTCTGATCAGTCATCATTTCCCAAGCATCCGAAccacatttttaaaaaacttagatattaaaaaaaaacgatcattagggtacctccctccttcgtgacatgcgagtgcagctcggtcttgtgaaaccctagtttagtgttcgtgagccatcagttCGAGTTTTTCTCAAGCGCCATCTAGCTAGCATTTCAGTTTAATTAAAAACCAGgagtgttcgtgagccatcagtgaaggattctagggtttacattacattaatcagctagtatcataatagcgcaaagacgtcgatcgggtgaatcatcatcctctccacatcaattagctgtaaaggttatcattttacaaactctgtgatattgagaagctgaactagtatgatttaaatttttttatttttataaagtatagggttcagttgatgttggatAGAAATtgcattggaacagtgtcctcggtcactttaaaagtttttttcaaccatccacgaagaaaggaacgcatggaggcggtgttattttacatgaccgacacatagtgctgatcaaacagtcacctttttcgtatttttttggacatagaagatatgcagcacatccgtgggattttggtaaatatatttgaaaattgggattcaagtagtcaaacctttagattctcaggtacaatttataaatttgtattttaattacaaagtagttgtatggtaaaatttaagcttttgctaaacgtgggcctgatacggcatcgtatcaggcccaacatgggcctgatacgacatcgtatcaggcccaacgtgggcctaatacGGCATcgtatcagacccaacgtgggcctgatacggcatcttatcaggcccaacgtgggcctgatacgatggagtatcagtgcttgatatgacattgtatcatgtccacggtgttcctaatacttttgtatgtgttggtagaagtctaataataatttaacttggtcaggtgttccggtttgcttcacaagaggagacgtttcattgctgctcggtattgcagaccgaggagcttcaattccgattgattcagctaaagcatccagtgacctttttctaacttacttctcaaacaaaaaagaagctactagatcaagaattgaggagttgcttaaattttatggcaatcgcgttgaaggcgaagatgatgttttattattttgcaaattctatattttgtatatatttgtttgtgtcttattttcttctagtacatataaggtcccgttaagtcttatagatatagtagatgattttgagaatcttgatagattcaactgggttgaagcaatccatgaatttatggctccacaattacctaagattggggacatattttcatcaactgagacaaaacatgctaacaccaacctcccttacctaaagggatttgctggtcttttggcagtaagtgtttaatttgtgtgaaaatttttaatattttgcgaacaattataaaatagttaacccttgtcatggtcaatcaggcatggtttttggagcatgttccaatccaaaaaccatacaaaataaaaggagccagaataaataagtggaggaatattccttcacatattagtaaggtgagagaaatgattaaccaagtttcatctgaagaggtaaatttagaatactttgactatagtttggttaaaaagtatggttttaacatgtggtttaatattcttacaggttgtgattgacataatccctaaccaagatgaaatatcattggttgagaaccttgctggcgttgatgacagtccacatgcaatggagacatcacaaattgaagtaagtgtaggaggaaggcagattaataaggattgttgtaattgcattattcaagcaaacataaataaagagctaacaatggagaacatgcaattgaaggagagggtgaaagagttacttaaaatagttgaaaaaaaaggcatggaatctcaatatagcgagcctgtagacgatcctcaaattgaacctgtaggtgttacaacaagaagtaggagaggacgtgacagaagtcgctatgattacagggatactccaattgatagttcattgtggctcaaaactttacctaagaggcagcatagaaatatacatataagtgagcctgcggaaaaagttacaagtataggagaaggaaaaaatttgtcaaagaatatgttgttgtgggcaaggggaaaggaaaaataggtttggatgaaatgaaagaagaaattaatattgtacaaatgatggaagacaaatctgatgaagaggcagacaaggatgtagaaatgtttgccaaatatgacaaaatgaggaaacaagcaattgctgtaagacgatatatgtaaatttctttgcaatttgttagatataatggattatctaattgccttttttgtttgtatgcatagtatgtgaagaagcaatttaagtcttccaagaaaaaaaaacaagacgaagaggtggcgtacttgttaaaagccttggaggaaataaagtatgtaaattaaatagttgaatagtaaagtataatatatgcttatctgattacatatttgggctaaggttatcaaaaagaaatttgtaaaaataatctgtgatttgtttactttgtaggtttacaaatgatataaTTTGGGAGGAACCACtcttttgtttaaatttgtattcccttttatctggtgtgaatggagaaatgttgacaagaggggatgtaatcgacacgtattataaaattttatttaggggggcattcccatctggaagcacatacaacaagtcaatatattgttcaacattcttcacagtaaggaattgatttgattatagtaaaaaatagaattctttttattagttggttatgtatgtatgactttgcatatttgtagtcattaatgaaatcgtcaagtaagtttgccttccaacacatgataaagacggatagacaagatgaagaggtaaggtatatatttatacctttgtgcagtgataatgcacacttccacttgctggtggtggacaccaaatcaatgacgttcaatcagtacaattctcttgcaagtggaagtaaatacaaatatgaatttgaagcagcggtgagcatctaataataatgtgtaggtttgtattttaatataaatggtAGTTAATGGAAAATggaaatttcctcttcaatcttcaggtatcagattttaaattatatactcgtgagcacgttgctgctattcatccaaacttggaaaggcattatccgtttgatagatgggtctctcgcacaattgaatgtccacaacaacaagcaaggtaaattgtaaaatatcggaaaaatagaaaatattaataagggaatttttcggaatttttggaaatttttcgggaatttttcggagctcgtacggacgagttaacggggataaaaatgaggcccgggaaagcctgtttaggttaccccgtttaagcgaggaaatgtttatatttacatttccttttcttttattttttttattttctttatttcctcttcttatccctctccccgccgaacccgtgcgtgccctaacctccttccccgatcccgagcggtttctccttcttcttctcctctgccgccacATCCTCTGTCCCTGCCTAAGTGCCGGCAAGCACGAGCCACCTTGCTCTGCCACATCGCCGAGCCCTAGCATCTCGCGACGCCACCACAGCCGGCCACCGCGAGCCCTATCTCCGATCACCTCACATCAAAGTCGAGTTTTCCTCCATCTCGAGTGCCCTAGCCTGCTCCAACGCCACTGCCGACCCCCGCCTTGTTCCTTGCTTGAGCAGCCGGCGATCGCAGGGATCTTCTTCgctgtgctcgtgccctagcATCGTTGCCACCTTTGTTGTCTCGGCTCGGCACCACAGTGGCATTGGGATTTCATCAGAGGAAGCTTTGGACCTGATTGGGGTACGATGTGTTTAGAGTCCGGCTTGTAAGGATCTGGTCGTATATTTTTGTGATTTGCCGAGAGCCATCAGAAGACATCTAGGGGTAAGTTTGGATTTAATTTCTTGTTGTCGGATTATAGTAGCTCCACCAGAATCCTTATGCGGGCTAGAATGTTTGCAGGTGTTGGTGATACGGATTGAGCCCAGAGATAAGTGAATTGAGGTAAGTTTAGGATTTGTTGATTGTGTTAGGAAGAGATGTTTTTGaaggttgattaggatcttacCCTAGTagtcgttgagattttatttagctattcattgaattctagctaaataaatataTGTGTATCGGTTGacgcaggactttgacgcgagacgagcatcttgacatcggattggaccggatacgatcctcttatcggatgcgggtacctcttgacttatcttttatgataatgtctttggatatgcatagtattttataactacaagcaatgaacatgtttgtctttggtatgtcactgtttgatatccatagcatgttaggtttatcgcctgtgacatATCCGTgtttatatcatgtgatttattgccatgagtactgtattaccatgagtatcttagtttctagaataagtgacataccatgttttactgaggttaggactaggttctggacttttggtttcagtcatgtgtatcgagattatctgatacttaggttttatgccatgactggcttgtgtacctctatttgtatatcatatatggttcgtgtacctagaccttgattcttgttatgtgcatattgttggtacatatgttatggaaggagatatatttaggatctaggttgctataccgtAGAGGacttgtatgccctagatccgtggattgacctactgatactgtggtacccatattatgtatatatggatttttctatgctgatcaggatattccatacttattatgttcaggacataggtttttgatattttatctgacctgtgtactatagattttggtatgtgaccatcgcttttacagtacccattttgtatatatggatatggttatgttgataagtttttgttatgcatagtgacatgcatcatgattgcatgctgtgcgattgtcggctccactatggttgagcccatcgccagttacatgtactgcacacacccccactcatggtttagtggtatatcaggcaggtgtgtggcggttctgctgtttggctccgttggtcacatgacccagcgaggtagccggcagtcagttccgctctgtttggctccgctggcatttagtgtagcagcgtagtagccggcagacggtggactccgttggtcggtgactcagcgtggtagccggcagagatacctccccgtcatcgtgtaccgggagttgagagcattgagctccccatttatgatttggggtcacaggacaggagtactccgacagcatcccgtccactcggtcactcatcaggagcagtgacgacagagtgcacggttgtcacagccctacccactcggtctcaccatttgtgtgtgagatgactgactggcgtcaggggtgaccaggacgcatcattagcatcatatgcattgatgcatttatattcttatgattgtgtttgctgtatttggtttgctg contains:
- the LOC121996191 gene encoding poly [ADP-ribose] polymerase 2-A-like isoform X3, translating into MSAKLKVDELRAQLSLRGLDTSGSKPTLVRRLDAALRKEKKEADAPDKAAGDIDSSNDDSSKGGRKRRRNDAPDDASKEDEGKSKKEKLVTMTKKNGAVLDPFLPCHIKSNFHVLQKAEEIYSATLNQTNVGDNNNKFYVIQALESDDGRSFMVYNRWGRVGVRGQDKLLGPYTSQEDAFHEFDNKFYAKTKNWWHQRKQFKLHPKSYTWLEMDYADSENETVVSCLPVVHNRNIDGSTSNQIQPTKLDSRIAKFVSLICNVSMMKQQMLEIGYNAEKLPLGKLSKSTILKGYDVLRRISEALAQFNKEKCEELSGEFYTVIPHDFGFKKMREFVIDTPGKLKAKLEMVESLAEIEIATKILQNDVEAEDDPLNSRYKQLQCELSPIEVDTKEFAMIKKYLLNTHAKTHSGYTVDIVQIFKVSRKDELEGFKKFSNTKNRMLLWHGSRLTNWTGILSQGLRIAPPEAPVTGYMFGKGVYFADMFSKSANYCYSSTQSREGVSLLCEVALGDMAELLSANYNADQLPEGKLSTKGVGFTAPKMSDSQILEDGVIVPLGTPEKQNVFQSSLLYNEYIVYNVEQIRMRYVIQVQFNFKH
- the LOC121996191 gene encoding poly [ADP-ribose] polymerase 2-A-like isoform X5, encoding MSAKLKVDELRAQLSLRGLDTSGSKPTLVRRLDAALRKEKKEADAPDKAAGDIDSSNDDSSKGGRKRRRNDAPDDASKDIEDEGKSKKEKLVTMTKKNGAVLDPFLPCHIKSNFHVLQKAEEIYSATLNQTNVGDNNNKFYVIQALESDDGRSFMVYNRWGRVGVRGQDKLLGPYTSQEDAFHEFDNKFYAKTKNWWHQRKQFKLHPKSYTWLEMDYADSENETVHNRNIDGSTSNQIQPTKLDSRIAKFVSLICNVSMMKQQMLEIGYNAEKLPLGKLSKSTILKGYDVLRRISEALAQFNKEKCEELSGEFYTVIPHDFGFKKMREFVIDTPGKLKAKLEMVESLAEIEIATKILQNDVEAEDDPLNSRYKQLQCELSPIEVDTKEFAMIKKYLLNTHAKTHSGYTVDIVQIFKVSRKDELEGFKKFSNTKNRMLLWHGSRLTNWTGILSQGLRIAPPEAPVTGYMFGKGVYFADMFSKSANYCYSSTQSREGVSLLCEVALGDMAELLSANYNADQLPEGKLSTKGVGFTAPKMSDSQILEDGVIVPLGTPEKQNVFQSSLLYNEYIVYNVEQIRMRYVIQVQFNFKH